The following are from one region of the Stigmatella ashevillena genome:
- a CDS encoding mannose-1-phosphate guanylyltransferase: MALYPVIMAGGSGTRFWPLSRQARPKQFLPLASKLPLITDTAARLKGLASLKDTFIVCGPLHAKAAAKLVKGLPPKNLLVEPVARNTAPAIALATVQVAARDPQGILIVLPSDHHVADPAGFRKTLAEAARLAERGHIVTLGIQPHRPETGYGYIQLGEPLEGGGRQVKAFKEKPDLATAQGYVTSGEFLWNGGIFVFRADVMLEAFAQHMPEMKKGLAALSGAVGKRTFPAVLKKVFPKLPAVSIDYGVMEKASNIAVLPGDFGWSDVGSFAAIPEVRPADARGNVVSGDETVVVDCDGCVVLGDKRPLAVVGLTDVVVVDAGDAVLVVPKDKSQDVRKVVEALKARRRQKYL; encoded by the coding sequence ATGGCCCTCTATCCCGTCATCATGGCCGGTGGTTCCGGCACCCGCTTCTGGCCCCTGTCCCGTCAGGCCCGCCCCAAGCAGTTCCTGCCCTTGGCCTCGAAACTCCCCCTCATCACCGACACGGCCGCCCGGCTCAAAGGGCTGGCCTCGCTGAAGGACACCTTCATCGTGTGCGGCCCCCTGCACGCCAAGGCCGCCGCGAAGCTGGTGAAGGGGCTGCCCCCGAAGAACCTCCTGGTGGAGCCGGTGGCCCGCAACACCGCCCCGGCCATTGCCCTGGCCACGGTCCAGGTGGCTGCCCGAGACCCGCAGGGCATCCTCATCGTCCTTCCCTCGGACCACCATGTGGCGGACCCGGCGGGCTTTCGCAAGACGCTGGCGGAGGCGGCCCGGCTCGCCGAGCGGGGACACATCGTCACCCTGGGCATCCAGCCCCACCGGCCCGAGACGGGCTACGGCTACATCCAACTCGGGGAGCCCCTGGAGGGAGGGGGCCGGCAGGTGAAGGCCTTCAAGGAGAAGCCGGACCTGGCGACGGCCCAGGGCTATGTGACGTCCGGTGAGTTCCTGTGGAACGGTGGCATCTTCGTCTTCCGGGCAGATGTGATGCTGGAGGCGTTCGCCCAGCACATGCCGGAGATGAAGAAGGGGCTGGCGGCCCTGAGCGGCGCGGTGGGCAAGCGCACCTTCCCCGCCGTGCTCAAGAAGGTCTTCCCCAAGCTGCCCGCCGTCTCCATCGACTACGGGGTGATGGAGAAGGCCTCCAACATCGCCGTGCTGCCCGGGGACTTTGGCTGGTCCGACGTGGGCTCCTTCGCCGCCATTCCCGAGGTGCGTCCCGCGGATGCCCGCGGCAATGTGGTCTCCGGAGATGAGACGGTCGTCGTGGACTGCGACGGCTGCGTGGTGCTGGGAGACAAGCGCCCCCTGGCCGTGGTGGGGCTCACCGACGTGGTGGTGGTGGATGCCGGGGATGCGGTGCTCGTCGTCCCCAAGGACAAGAGCCAGGATGTGCGCAAGGTGGTGGAGGCCCTCAAGGCCCGCCGGCGCCAGAAGTACCTGTAG
- a CDS encoding MBOAT family O-acyltransferase — MQSTSIPYLVFLALTFALYWAVHRHRVARLGVLLVASLCFYVAWTPLPILVFFVGAGFDHLVVKGLARAQSPRTRKALVTASVVFNLGLLGTFKYADLFRQTAQSLLAPLGVHVRAEPFGWLLPIGLSFLCFQAISYVVDVYRGKASAEHSYLEHLLYLLFFPRVVSGPIVRASALLERFGEVPTLTPEAGGRALYRIAVGLVKKLVIADVLGSGLVDPVFGNPEAYTSAECLVAAVAYTFELYLDFSGYSDVAIGAAALFGFEFPENFQRPYLARNLFEFWNRWHMSLSSWLRDYLYIPLGGNRRSKPRVLFNLMMVMVLGGLWHGADWRFAIWGGVHGVGLGLLRTWWWIRGGRPESAGPLRVGLGILVTFTVVVLTRVVFRAPDLAHAGAFYARMALGMPGLDNVSGLVWAMLGVAVVSHMLPMRLFHDAGTLFVRMPAPVRAVVLVLIGLGIRHLSAVETRPYVYLQF, encoded by the coding sequence ATGCAGTCCACCAGCATCCCCTACCTGGTCTTCCTGGCGCTCACCTTCGCGCTGTACTGGGCCGTGCACCGCCACCGCGTGGCGCGGCTGGGGGTGCTGCTCGTCGCGAGCCTGTGCTTCTACGTGGCCTGGACGCCCCTGCCCATCCTCGTCTTCTTCGTGGGAGCGGGCTTCGACCACCTGGTGGTGAAGGGGCTGGCGCGGGCGCAGTCCCCCCGGACGCGCAAGGCGCTGGTGACGGCGTCGGTGGTCTTCAACCTGGGGCTGCTGGGCACCTTCAAATACGCGGACCTGTTCCGCCAGACGGCCCAGTCCCTGCTGGCGCCGCTGGGGGTGCACGTGCGCGCCGAGCCCTTCGGGTGGCTGTTGCCCATCGGGCTGTCCTTCCTGTGCTTCCAGGCCATCAGCTACGTGGTGGACGTGTACCGGGGCAAGGCGAGCGCGGAGCACAGCTACCTGGAGCACCTGCTCTACCTGCTCTTCTTCCCGCGCGTGGTGTCGGGTCCCATCGTCCGGGCCTCGGCCCTGCTGGAGCGCTTCGGAGAGGTGCCCACGCTCACGCCCGAAGCCGGAGGCCGCGCGCTGTACCGCATCGCCGTGGGCCTGGTGAAGAAGCTGGTCATCGCGGACGTGCTCGGCAGCGGGCTGGTGGACCCCGTGTTCGGCAACCCCGAGGCCTACACCTCGGCCGAGTGCCTGGTGGCGGCGGTGGCCTACACCTTCGAGCTGTACCTGGACTTCTCGGGGTACTCGGACGTGGCCATTGGCGCGGCGGCGCTCTTTGGCTTCGAGTTCCCGGAGAACTTCCAGCGGCCCTACCTGGCGCGCAACCTGTTCGAGTTCTGGAACCGCTGGCACATGAGCCTGTCGAGCTGGCTCCGGGACTATCTGTACATTCCCCTGGGCGGCAACCGGCGCTCGAAGCCGCGGGTGCTCTTCAACCTGATGATGGTGATGGTGCTGGGCGGCCTGTGGCACGGGGCGGACTGGCGCTTCGCCATCTGGGGCGGTGTGCACGGCGTAGGCCTGGGGCTGCTGCGCACCTGGTGGTGGATTCGCGGCGGCAGGCCCGAGTCCGCGGGGCCCCTGCGGGTGGGCCTGGGCATACTGGTCACCTTCACCGTGGTGGTGCTCACGCGCGTGGTGTTCCGGGCACCGGACCTGGCCCATGCCGGAGCGTTCTACGCGCGCATGGCCCTGGGCATGCCCGGGTTGGACAACGTGAGCGGTCTGGTCTGGGCCATGCTGGGGGTGGCGGTGGTGAGCCACATGCTGCCCATGCGCCTCTTCCACGACGCGGGGACGCTCTTCGTGCGCATGCCCGCGCCGGTACGCGCGGTGGTGCTGGTGCTCATTGGCCTGGGCATCCGCCACCTGTCGGCGGTGGAGACGCGGCCCTACGTCTATCTCCAGTTCTGA
- a CDS encoding Tgt2/MlaC family protein has protein sequence MNIRSRTVPLLAALLLAVPALAAPSEEVAKPVKSMVQSVRYGKDLAAIKFMDGEQQARFLVGEDWDKASEAQRKEFLQLFQTLFAKIAFPKVRDNFKNLAAINYGEPEVTGGDAKLASTVVIQHPMKKQELKLKYSLTKDKAAWRVVDVVVLGDSMLTGIRDDQVQPLLKEGGWDALLKAMREKDQELAKVPLK, from the coding sequence ATGAACATCCGCTCCCGAACCGTCCCCCTTCTGGCAGCCCTCCTCCTGGCCGTCCCGGCGCTCGCCGCGCCAAGTGAGGAGGTCGCCAAGCCCGTGAAGAGCATGGTCCAGTCCGTGCGCTACGGGAAGGACCTGGCCGCCATCAAGTTCATGGACGGCGAGCAGCAGGCGCGCTTCTTGGTGGGCGAGGACTGGGACAAGGCCTCCGAGGCCCAGCGAAAAGAGTTCCTCCAGCTCTTTCAAACCCTCTTCGCCAAGATTGCCTTCCCCAAGGTGCGCGACAATTTCAAGAACCTCGCCGCCATCAACTATGGCGAGCCCGAGGTGACGGGCGGCGACGCCAAGCTGGCCTCCACCGTCGTCATCCAGCACCCCATGAAGAAGCAGGAGCTGAAGCTCAAGTACAGCCTGACCAAGGACAAGGCCGCCTGGCGCGTGGTGGACGTGGTGGTGCTGGGCGACTCCATGCTGACCGGCATCCGGGATGACCAGGTCCAGCCCCTCCTCAAGGAAGGCGGCTGGGACGCGCTGCTCAAGGCCATGCGCGAGAAGGACCAGGAGTTGGCCAAGGTGCCGCTGAAGTAG
- a CDS encoding GDSL-type esterase/lipase family protein: protein MNFKATSTGWTLVLTGALALGLSLAPLPESLRPLPSLSQEGPLAPRLAALVLPRILTGGPAAAPPPQDVLTATPQATPGTPDALPPEEDEPSEPEETETPTVMAPPSDLEGLGAATRARALSLEGLRERVGSQHVDIALGCRRMGPSGCEESGLAPFFRTLSELHEDRRRAPVRVVHLGDSLIASDHITDVIRERLQERHGSGGKGLLYIDRPTGAGRTVRAGTASEGWQITRIIDRNYPKERLGFTGVAFASNGTSSQSARFPAEGARTAELFFQTQPQGGTVMFSADGKPLQRLLTHFDAPQMAFARVDLPEGTKTLSLHTTGKVELHGVSMESGRPGIVYDTIGLPGATAEVFLRAKREAFRAQLRHRKPSLVVLMVGGNEAFYLSRDRTKPADIRSSAMELVKWVRESVPDSACLVMSPLDAAVRTMGGELVPRRGTQEVGGILRDVAREGGCAYWDSLAAMGGEGSAIRWLPLKLLNEDLVHPRAKGSDLMGHLFDFALQRAYAREHSPLLQVEDPSGLLDSDTSLRSTFAHLRALENKAEGERLDIVQLGAPDTDLPGFTGAVHGALAKRFGAKDPGITYDALEESGATAFTLNPPESEAEALAARLAARKPQLLVFRYGTLEAVQPDLDTEALHQEYTAAISRLRAATGAECLLMGPPDRLQQDPQGRWTEAVSLGRVLSTLPRVARDAGCAYWSSRAAMGGERSMLRWQREEPALAEPDGTLLTAQGAERLASAFVKELLAGYEASKATSAEAGQARVQTKGTSPVPAPTAHAAEGG from the coding sequence TTGAACTTCAAGGCCACATCCACCGGGTGGACCCTCGTCCTCACCGGAGCGCTCGCGCTTGGGCTGTCCCTCGCCCCGCTGCCCGAGTCCCTGCGTCCCCTCCCCAGCCTGAGCCAGGAGGGCCCCCTCGCGCCACGGCTGGCCGCCCTGGTGCTGCCCCGCATCCTGACGGGAGGCCCCGCCGCCGCCCCGCCGCCCCAGGACGTGCTGACCGCCACCCCCCAGGCCACCCCGGGGACCCCGGACGCGCTACCCCCCGAGGAGGATGAGCCCTCCGAGCCCGAGGAGACAGAAACCCCCACCGTGATGGCGCCCCCTTCCGACCTGGAGGGATTGGGCGCCGCCACGCGCGCACGGGCCCTGTCCCTGGAAGGCCTGCGCGAGCGGGTGGGCTCTCAGCACGTGGACATCGCGCTGGGTTGCCGGCGCATGGGGCCCTCCGGGTGCGAGGAGAGCGGTCTGGCCCCCTTCTTCAGGACCCTGAGCGAGCTGCACGAGGACCGGCGCCGCGCCCCTGTGCGCGTGGTGCACCTGGGCGACTCGCTCATTGCCTCGGACCACATCACGGACGTCATCCGGGAGCGGCTCCAGGAGCGCCACGGCTCGGGCGGCAAGGGGCTGCTTTATATCGATCGGCCCACGGGCGCGGGGCGCACGGTGCGCGCGGGAACGGCCAGCGAGGGCTGGCAAATCACCCGCATCATCGACCGCAACTACCCCAAGGAGCGGTTGGGCTTCACCGGCGTGGCCTTCGCCTCCAACGGCACGAGCTCACAAAGCGCGCGCTTCCCGGCGGAGGGGGCGCGCACCGCGGAGCTCTTCTTCCAGACCCAGCCCCAAGGGGGCACGGTGATGTTCAGCGCGGACGGCAAGCCGCTGCAGCGCCTGCTCACCCACTTCGATGCGCCCCAGATGGCCTTCGCCCGGGTGGACCTGCCCGAGGGCACGAAGACGCTGTCGCTGCACACCACGGGCAAGGTGGAGCTGCACGGCGTCTCGATGGAGAGCGGCCGGCCGGGCATCGTCTACGACACCATCGGCCTGCCGGGAGCCACCGCGGAGGTGTTTCTCCGCGCGAAGCGAGAAGCCTTCCGGGCCCAGCTTCGCCACCGCAAGCCCTCGCTGGTGGTGCTGATGGTGGGCGGCAACGAGGCTTTCTATCTCTCCCGGGACAGGACGAAGCCCGCGGACATCCGCTCCTCGGCGATGGAGCTGGTGAAGTGGGTCCGCGAGTCCGTGCCGGATTCGGCCTGCCTCGTCATGTCTCCGCTGGACGCGGCGGTGCGCACCATGGGCGGAGAGCTGGTGCCGCGCCGGGGCACTCAGGAGGTCGGCGGCATCCTGCGCGACGTCGCCCGGGAGGGCGGATGCGCCTATTGGGATTCGCTTGCCGCCATGGGCGGAGAGGGCTCCGCCATCCGCTGGCTCCCGCTGAAACTGCTGAACGAGGACCTCGTGCACCCCCGCGCGAAGGGCTCGGACCTGATGGGCCATCTCTTCGACTTCGCGCTCCAGCGCGCCTACGCCCGGGAGCACTCGCCGCTGCTGCAAGTGGAGGACCCCTCGGGGCTCCTCGACAGCGACACCTCGCTGAGAAGCACCTTCGCGCACCTCAGAGCGCTGGAGAACAAGGCGGAGGGTGAGCGGCTCGACATCGTGCAGCTCGGCGCACCCGACACCGACCTGCCCGGTTTCACCGGCGCCGTGCATGGCGCACTCGCCAAGCGCTTCGGGGCAAAAGACCCGGGCATCACCTACGACGCGCTCGAGGAATCCGGGGCCACGGCCTTCACGCTGAACCCCCCGGAGTCTGAGGCTGAGGCACTCGCGGCGCGGCTCGCCGCGCGCAAGCCCCAGTTGCTCGTGTTCCGCTACGGCACCCTCGAAGCCGTCCAGCCCGACCTGGACACGGAGGCCCTGCACCAGGAATACACAGCGGCGATCTCCCGGCTCCGAGCCGCCACGGGCGCGGAGTGCCTGCTCATGGGTCCCCCGGACCGCCTCCAACAAGACCCCCAAGGCCGTTGGACCGAAGCGGTCTCCCTGGGACGCGTGCTCTCCACGCTGCCCCGGGTGGCCCGCGACGCGGGCTGCGCCTACTGGTCGTCCCGGGCTGCCATGGGCGGCGAGCGCTCGATGCTGCGCTGGCAGCGCGAGGAGCCCGCGCTGGCCGAGCCCGATGGAACCCTGCTGACGGCGCAGGGCGCCGAGCGGCTCGCGAGCGCCTTCGTCAAAGAGCTGCTGGCAGGCTACGAAGCCTCCAAAGCCACCTCCGCAGAGGCAGGCCAGGCCCGCGTGCAGACGAAGGGAACCTCTCCCGTGCCTGCCCCCACCGCCCATGCCGCGGAGGGCGGCTGA
- a CDS encoding alpha/beta hydrolase, with product MGSIHIIRDFFSPQEGFARTLRIYLPDGYDASSDRRYPVLYMHDGQNVFAHPESTLYDTWCANVALDRLVGEGRLEPWIIVAVDSTDHRLAEYSPWDEPRSHVVAQGGGYVRFAVETLKPYIDSHLKTRQGPEWTAVMGSSLGGLMALHLGWTHPELYGRIGGMSPSVMWGYGRMFEQWTSHTRRWSRIYLDAGTHENIDPVGYQMRYGDATRDFYFHLKRLGYADHELFLVLEPEGLHHELDWQRRLPLALRWLLS from the coding sequence ATGGGCTCCATCCACATCATTCGAGACTTCTTCTCCCCCCAGGAAGGCTTCGCCCGCACCCTGCGCATCTACCTGCCAGACGGTTACGACGCGTCCTCGGACAGGCGTTACCCCGTGCTCTACATGCACGATGGACAGAACGTCTTTGCTCACCCGGAATCCACCCTCTACGACACTTGGTGTGCCAACGTTGCGTTGGACCGCCTGGTGGGCGAAGGGCGCCTGGAGCCGTGGATCATCGTCGCTGTCGACTCGACGGACCATCGGCTCGCGGAGTACTCCCCCTGGGACGAGCCCCGAAGCCACGTGGTGGCCCAAGGGGGGGGCTACGTCCGGTTCGCCGTCGAGACGCTCAAGCCTTACATCGACTCCCACCTGAAGACACGCCAAGGCCCCGAATGGACCGCCGTCATGGGCTCCTCGCTCGGCGGCCTGATGGCGCTCCACCTGGGCTGGACGCACCCCGAGCTGTACGGCCGCATCGGCGGGATGTCTCCCTCGGTGATGTGGGGCTACGGCCGCATGTTCGAGCAGTGGACGTCGCACACCCGCCGGTGGAGCCGCATCTACCTGGATGCCGGCACCCACGAGAACATTGATCCCGTGGGCTACCAGATGCGCTACGGCGATGCCACGCGCGACTTCTACTTCCACCTCAAGCGGCTGGGCTACGCCGACCATGAGCTGTTCCTCGTGCTGGAGCCCGAGGGGCTCCACCATGAGCTGGACTGGCAGCGCCGGCTCCCGCTCGCCTTGCGCTGGCTGCTGAGCTGA
- the metK gene encoding methionine adenosyltransferase, with the protein MPTDFLFTSESVTEGHPDKIADQISDGVLDAIIAKDPQARVAVETLVKTGLAIVAGEVTTNCYVDIPKIVRGTICRIGYTDSSMGYDGHTCGVMVAIEGQSQDIARGVDNKKDQGAGDQGMMFGYACDETPELMPAPIHYAHALTRRLAEVRRKAHPWIRPDGKSQVSVEYREGRPVRIDTVVVSTQHAEEISNKKIHEALREDVIARALPAKLIDKKTKFFINPTGRFVVGGPMGDSGVTGRKIIVDTYGGMGRHGGGAFSGKDPSKVDRSAAYMGRYIAKNVVAAGLARRCEVQVSYAIGVAEPVSVMVETFGTATVPEEKIALAVRQVFGLRPREITEHLDLLRPIYQKTAAYGHFGRSEKEFTWERTDKKDALREALAGRSRLKAVGSP; encoded by the coding sequence ATGCCTACCGACTTCCTGTTCACGTCTGAATCCGTCACTGAAGGCCACCCGGACAAGATCGCCGATCAGATCTCCGATGGAGTGCTGGATGCCATCATCGCCAAGGATCCGCAGGCGCGCGTCGCCGTGGAGACCCTGGTCAAGACCGGACTCGCCATTGTTGCTGGCGAGGTGACCACCAACTGCTACGTGGACATCCCGAAGATCGTCCGTGGGACCATCTGCCGCATCGGCTACACCGATAGCTCCATGGGCTACGACGGCCACACCTGTGGCGTCATGGTGGCCATCGAGGGCCAGAGCCAGGACATCGCGCGCGGCGTGGACAACAAGAAGGACCAGGGCGCCGGCGACCAGGGAATGATGTTCGGCTATGCCTGCGATGAGACGCCGGAGCTGATGCCGGCCCCCATCCACTATGCCCACGCCCTCACCCGGCGGCTGGCCGAGGTCCGCCGCAAGGCGCACCCGTGGATCCGTCCGGACGGCAAGAGCCAGGTCTCGGTGGAGTACCGCGAGGGGCGCCCGGTGCGCATCGACACCGTGGTGGTGTCCACGCAGCACGCCGAGGAGATCTCCAACAAGAAGATCCATGAGGCGCTGCGCGAGGACGTCATCGCCCGGGCGCTGCCGGCCAAGCTCATCGACAAGAAGACCAAGTTCTTCATCAACCCCACGGGCCGCTTCGTGGTGGGTGGCCCCATGGGCGACTCGGGCGTGACGGGCCGGAAGATCATCGTCGACACCTACGGCGGCATGGGCCGTCACGGTGGCGGCGCCTTCTCTGGCAAGGACCCGTCCAAGGTGGACCGCTCCGCGGCGTACATGGGGCGCTACATCGCCAAGAACGTGGTGGCCGCGGGCCTGGCCCGCCGGTGCGAGGTGCAGGTCTCCTACGCCATCGGTGTCGCCGAGCCGGTGAGCGTGATGGTGGAGACGTTCGGTACGGCCACCGTCCCGGAGGAGAAGATTGCCCTGGCGGTGCGTCAGGTGTTCGGCCTGCGTCCGCGTGAAATCACCGAGCACCTGGACCTGCTGCGGCCCATCTACCAGAAGACCGCCGCGTATGGGCACTTCGGCCGCTCCGAGAAGGAGTTCACCTGGGAGCGCACCGATAAGAAGGATGCGCTGCGCGAGGCCCTGGCAGGCCGCAGCCGCCTGAAGGCCGTGGGCAGCCCGTAA
- a CDS encoding undecaprenyl-diphosphate phosphatase, with translation MSLIEAIVLGLVQGLTEFLPISSTAHLRIVPELFGWQDPGAAYSAVIQLGTVAAVLIYFRSDLVKLTVAFFQGLVRRQPFATLESRLAWFVLVGTLPIGVCGLVLKKHIESSLRSLYIISGSLIVLALILFVVERIASHKRTLADMRWRDGILIGLWQALALIPGSSRSGTTLTGALSLGLRREDAARYSFLLSIPATSLAGLFELKHLLEADARPSALALWTGTLVAFGSGWAAIAWLIRYLRTRSTLVFVVYRVALGLALIGLLQAGVLQPLSGVENLTPPEQPVKPSVEKQVTD, from the coding sequence ATGAGCCTCATCGAAGCCATCGTCCTCGGGCTGGTCCAGGGCCTCACCGAGTTCCTTCCCATCAGCTCCACGGCGCACCTGCGCATCGTTCCCGAGCTGTTCGGCTGGCAGGATCCGGGGGCGGCCTACTCCGCCGTCATCCAACTGGGCACCGTGGCCGCCGTGCTCATCTATTTCCGGAGCGACTTGGTCAAGCTCACCGTGGCCTTCTTTCAAGGGCTCGTGCGCCGCCAGCCGTTTGCGACCCTCGAATCCCGGCTGGCGTGGTTCGTCCTGGTGGGGACCCTGCCCATCGGGGTGTGTGGCCTTGTCCTCAAGAAGCACATCGAGAGTTCGCTGCGCTCGCTCTACATCATCTCGGGGAGCCTCATCGTCCTGGCGCTCATCCTCTTCGTGGTGGAACGGATCGCCTCGCACAAGCGCACGCTGGCGGACATGCGTTGGCGGGATGGCATCCTCATTGGCCTGTGGCAGGCGCTGGCGCTCATTCCGGGCTCGTCGCGCTCGGGCACCACGCTCACGGGGGCGCTGTCGTTGGGACTTCGGCGGGAAGATGCCGCGCGCTACTCCTTCTTGCTCTCTATTCCCGCCACCTCCCTGGCCGGGCTCTTTGAGCTCAAGCACCTGCTGGAGGCCGATGCCCGGCCGTCCGCCCTGGCGCTGTGGACCGGGACGCTCGTGGCTTTTGGCTCAGGCTGGGCGGCCATCGCCTGGCTGATTCGCTACCTGCGCACCCGCTCCACCTTGGTCTTCGTCGTGTACCGGGTGGCCCTGGGGCTGGCGCTGATCGGCCTGTTGCAGGCCGGGGTGCTTCAGCCGCTGTCGGGTGTGGAGAACCTCACGCCGCCCGAGCAGCCCGTGAAGCCTTCCGTGGAGAAGCAGGTGACGGACTGA
- a CDS encoding YchJ family protein, with protein MPPAPVCPCTSGLRYRQCCAPYHRGEAEPPDAEALMRSRYSAFALREVGYLWKTLHPEHPDRSRPEADMLRELRTSAQSHQYPGLVVMDRSPPDAQGVAQVLFFAKVFERGKDRSFVELSDFRHDGTGWRYVSGVLRPLGELSGPPEQLTRATFPR; from the coding sequence ATGCCCCCTGCCCCTGTCTGTCCCTGCACCTCGGGTCTCCGCTACCGCCAGTGCTGTGCCCCCTACCACCGAGGTGAGGCCGAGCCGCCAGATGCCGAAGCGCTGATGCGCTCGCGCTACAGCGCCTTCGCGCTCCGGGAGGTGGGGTACCTCTGGAAGACCCTGCACCCGGAGCACCCGGACCGCTCACGCCCCGAAGCGGACATGCTGCGCGAGCTGCGCACCTCCGCGCAGAGCCACCAATACCCGGGGCTCGTGGTGATGGACCGGAGCCCTCCGGATGCCCAGGGGGTGGCCCAGGTGCTCTTCTTCGCCAAGGTCTTCGAGCGCGGCAAGGACCGCTCCTTCGTGGAGCTCTCGGACTTCCGCCACGATGGGACCGGATGGCGCTATGTCTCCGGAGTGCTGCGTCCCCTGGGCGAACTCTCCGGCCCGCCCGAGCAGCTCACGCGGGCGACCTTCCCCCGCTGA
- a CDS encoding CoA pyrophosphatase: protein MDALFDALETRLSSLPPQALNLPGRVLRESSVLVPLFEREGVPHILFTRRPAHLRNHADQFSFPGGSRDPEDATALHTALRETEEELGISRSRVRVLGMLDEVPTTTSFRIQPFVGVIPGDGQYQPNPEEVSFILEVPLRGLLEPTLHRTEKRTYQGIEYDVDFYTYNSHVVWGATARILRRLLALVSEVAPPGFA from the coding sequence GTGGACGCGCTCTTCGATGCCTTGGAGACCCGGCTCTCCTCATTGCCCCCGCAGGCCCTGAACCTGCCAGGGCGGGTGTTGCGCGAGTCCTCGGTGCTGGTTCCGCTCTTCGAGCGCGAGGGGGTTCCTCACATCCTCTTCACGCGCCGGCCGGCCCACCTGCGCAACCACGCCGACCAGTTCTCCTTTCCCGGGGGGAGCAGGGATCCGGAGGACGCCACCGCCCTGCACACCGCGCTCCGGGAGACGGAGGAGGAGCTGGGCATCTCCCGGTCTCGCGTGCGCGTGCTGGGCATGCTGGACGAGGTGCCCACCACGACGTCCTTCCGCATCCAGCCCTTCGTGGGGGTCATTCCCGGAGATGGGCAGTACCAGCCGAACCCCGAGGAGGTGTCCTTCATCCTCGAGGTGCCGCTGCGGGGGCTGCTGGAGCCCACCCTGCACCGCACCGAGAAGCGCACGTACCAGGGCATCGAATACGACGTGGACTTCTACACCTACAACTCCCACGTGGTCTGGGGGGCCACGGCGCGCATTCTCCGCCGGTTGCTGGCCCTCGTCTCCGAAGTGGCCCCGCCCGGCTTTGCTTGA
- a CDS encoding ATP-grasp domain-containing protein: MNVVFISPHFPSHYIHFVTALRERGVNVLGIGDTPHDSLKPELRNALSEYYYTPSLDNHEALLRAVGYFTWRHGRIHRIDSLNETWLDAESQLREAFFVPGLLPGDIARLRSKLGMHDLFKEVGIPHPDAIPATDAAQVKAFAKRVGYPLVLKPDVGVGAAHTFKVKNDGEVDALFTQPLPTRYVAQTFVQGAIVTYDGMVDREGRIVCTFSHEYSNGIMESVIEQRDTVIWSLRDLPPELDALGQRMVAALGLRERWFHLEFFRLENGSFVALEANLRPPGSVLTDMMNYACDIDVYRLWARMLTGEPVCPFPYTRKYHVCHTARRASRHYAHPHREVVSKLGESLLQHLELPAVFHSALGNEIYLTRHQSLDSMKELVRFIQKTS; encoded by the coding sequence ATGAACGTCGTTTTTATCTCTCCTCACTTCCCGTCGCACTACATCCACTTCGTCACGGCCTTGCGCGAGCGCGGGGTCAACGTGCTGGGAATTGGCGACACGCCGCATGACTCCCTGAAGCCGGAGCTGCGCAACGCGCTCAGCGAGTACTACTACACGCCCAGCCTCGACAACCACGAGGCCCTCTTGCGGGCGGTGGGGTACTTCACCTGGCGGCATGGCCGCATCCACCGCATCGATTCGCTCAATGAAACGTGGCTGGACGCCGAGTCGCAGCTGCGCGAGGCCTTCTTCGTCCCAGGGCTCTTGCCCGGGGACATTGCCCGGCTGCGCTCCAAGCTGGGCATGCATGATCTCTTCAAAGAGGTCGGCATTCCCCACCCGGACGCCATCCCCGCCACGGATGCGGCCCAGGTGAAGGCCTTCGCGAAGCGGGTGGGCTACCCGCTGGTGCTCAAGCCCGACGTGGGCGTGGGGGCCGCTCACACCTTCAAGGTGAAGAACGACGGCGAGGTGGACGCGCTGTTCACCCAGCCGCTGCCCACCCGCTACGTGGCGCAGACGTTCGTCCAGGGCGCCATCGTCACCTACGACGGCATGGTGGACCGGGAAGGCCGCATCGTCTGCACCTTCAGCCACGAGTACAGCAACGGCATCATGGAGTCGGTCATCGAGCAGCGCGATACCGTCATCTGGAGCCTCCGGGACTTGCCGCCTGAGCTGGATGCGCTGGGCCAGCGCATGGTGGCCGCCCTGGGGCTGCGAGAGCGCTGGTTCCACCTGGAGTTCTTCCGGCTCGAGAACGGGAGCTTCGTCGCGCTGGAAGCCAACCTGCGTCCGCCCGGCAGCGTGCTGACGGACATGATGAACTACGCCTGTGACATCGATGTCTACCGGCTGTGGGCGCGGATGCTCACCGGCGAGCCGGTCTGTCCCTTCCCCTACACGCGGAAGTACCACGTCTGTCACACCGCCCGGCGCGCCAGCCGCCACTACGCGCACCCTCACCGGGAGGTGGTGTCGAAGCTGGGCGAGTCGCTGCTCCAGCACCTGGAGCTGCCTGCTGTCTTCCACAGCGCGCTGGGCAACGAAATCTACCTGACGCGCCACCAGAGCCTGGACTCCATGAAGGAACTCGTCCGGTTCATCCAGAAGACCTCCTGA